The genomic interval TCCTGATCGACACGAACCTGGCACTGGCGAAGTCAATGCGGCGTATATCTTCCAACTCCTAAGCGAACTGGGATATGACGGTGTCATCGCTGGCGAATACCACCCTGCTGGTGAAACTACAGCCGGTTTGGGCTGGTTGGAGCTCTAGATCGTAAGTGGTGTCGTACCCATGACGTACCATTAACCACGAACGTTTTAAAGAAGCCACGAAGGAGCCTGACATGGCGTTACCACTACCCAGCAAGAGCGCTCGAGCACTTGTTACTGGGGCAAGCCAAGGCATTGGCCTCGCCATCGCCAAAGATTTGGCGCGGTATGGGCACAACCTCATTTTGGTTGCTCGCCGCGAGGATGTCCTCAAAGAGATCGCCGCAGATCTAGAGAAGAAGCACGGCGTGATCGTTGAGGTCCGCCCGGTGGATTTGAGTGATGAGCCAGCCCGCAAGGTGTTGATCGATGAGATCAAGACAAGGGAAATCAACATCATCATTAACTCTGCTGGCATCGCAAGCTTTGGGCCGTTCAAGGACCAGGATTGGTCTTATGAGACTGCCCAGTTCTCACTTAATGCCACAGCCGTTTTTGAGCTCACCCACGCGGTGTTGGGTGGCATGATTGACCGTGGCACGGGCGCTATTTGCAATGTGGGATCTGCGGCTGGCAATGTGCCAATCCCCAACAACGCCACGTATGTGCTCACCAAGGCTGGCGTGAACGCGTTCACCGAGGCAATGCATTATGAGCTGCGCGGAACTGGTGTGGCGTGTACTTTGCTCGCACCGGGACCTGTCCGTGAGGCGGAGATCCCTGAGTCTGAGAAGTCGATCGTGGACAAGGTTGTCCCTGATTTCTTGTGGACCACCTATGAGTCCTGCTCCGCAGAGACCTTGCGTGCGCTGTCTAAGAATCAGCGTCGCGTTGTTCCAGGTCCGCTGTCCAAGGCCATGAATTTTGTGTCCTCTGTTGCTCCAACCGCTGTGCTCTCCCCTGTTATGGGCTGGGTTTATAAGAAGATGGGTTAGTTTTTAAAAGTGTCTGAATCTGAAAACAACACAACACCAGCAGTCGCAGCTCGCGATGACCGTCTGGTCTGGGTCGATCTGGAAATGACTGGTCTAGATTTGAAGCGCCACGTGATCGTGGAGGTTGCGGCGTTGGTCACTGACGCTAACCTCAACGTTTTGGGCGAGGGCGTGGACTTGGTTGTTCACGCAACTGAAGAAGAGCTCGCGCAGATGGATGATTTTGTCACCAACATGCACGAATCCTCTGGGCTGACTGAGCAGATCCGGGAATCCGCGGTCACGTTGAAGGAAGCCGAAGATGCTGTGCTCGCATTGATTGAAAAGCACTGCGATCCAGCCCATCCTGCACCGCTAGCTGGTAACTCCATTGCCACTGACCGCGCGTTTATCCGCGAACATATGCCACGTCTTGATGAGGCCCTGCATTACCGCATGGTGGATGTGTCCTCGGTGAAGGAATTGGCGCGTCGCTGGTACCCACGCGTGTACTACAAGCAGCCGGAGAAGGGTTTGGCGCACCGCGCGTTGGCGGACATTGTGGAGTCGATTCGGGAGTTGGATTACTACCGTCGCTCATTTTTTGTTGCAGAGCCTGGTCCTACCTCTGAGCAGTGCGCAGATGATGCGCAGGCAGCGGTGGACCGTTTTGCACCCTACTTTGATTAGAGGGTTTTAAGCAGCCTGGTGAGTTCGGTGAGCATATGCACCCGCCACCAGGCCCAATCGTGGCCGCCATGCACGCCGCGCACACGAACCTCGCGGATGTCGCCGGAGAGATCTTCGGCGAGCTGATGCGACAGGCGCAGCATTTCACCTTCGTATTTTCCAGCTTGCAGGTGGATTGAGCTCCACTGCTCTGCTGCAGAAAGCGCGTCGGCAACGTTGAAGCGCCACAGGCTTGGCGATTGCGCGATTGCGTGGCCGACTTCGCCGTCGGAAAGCGCAAGAGCCCACAGGGACGCCAGGCCGCCGAAGCTTGCACCGGTGACAATGGTGTCTTCGCCGCGCGCGGAAACGTTGTAGGTTTCGCGGACGTGCGGGAGGAGGGCGTCGATAAGCACATCAACCTGCCCACCTGGCACGCCGACACTATCCCAGCGGCGTTCGGTGTTGACGGAATCGATCATGAGCAGGCTGACCGGCGGCAGCAAGCCGATGGCGATGGCCGCATCGACCTGCGCAGGCAGATTCATGCTGTTGTTCCAGTGTTGGCCATCAAACAGCACCAGCAGCGGCGCCTTGACCGGCGCCTCATAGAACCAGAAATGCTCGCCGGCGACGGTTTCTTCCACGACTTTTACGCTTGTCGACGCCGCAACCCAGCAGTCCGGCAACGCATCAGGGCCTTCAACGAGCGAGGAATCCATGATATGACCCATCGCGCGGGAATCCGGACGCCCACCCGACATCGCGGCTTTGCGGATATGCATCCGATCGCCCGCCTCACGCCATGGCGCAACCCCGTCGCCAGACCAGGCGTTGACGGTGTAGCTGGCTCGCCAATCGGAAGGCATACGCAAGCTGAGAATCCACAGATCAGAGCCCTCGAGGCGGGTCATTTCAGATTCTTCAATGCGCTCGTGATCAAAAACCCCATTGATCCATAGCAGCACTGCGGTAGCGCCGGGACACTCAACGATCCAGGTATACATGCAAACATCGGGGTTGCCTTCCGGATCATCGTCAATGATGGGATTCGGCTTAGCCAACGCGGACACAGCCATGTCACCACAGCGGCGAGCGGAATGCTCCCCGCCTTCGCGCACCGCTTCACTCCAGGAAATTTCCATGGGGCTTTGGATGCGCATGTGACGTTTGGGGGTTTGCGGTGGCACGGTTGGCGACAACTCCACATGAGCGGACCCATTGCGGTCCACCCACGTTTTTGTCTGCCTCAACGGTGGCATCTAGTTTCCCCTTGGCCTGGTCATTACATGTATTTCGCTTTAAACGTGCGCAACCGGCAGGCATACTCCGCGCTTTCTTGCCACGAAGACGACCGCCGGTTTTAAAAACAGGTTGTTAGTCTAGTTCAGACGATTAATGCAGGCAATATTAATATCTACCCACTGATTTTACCTGCGACTTCCGCAGTTACCACGCCGAAGTTTGATCCGCGTTCCCCTTGCTCCATTCAGACCATGGAATGTTCCAGTCCCCCAGTCCGTCGTAGCCACTCAAAGTCTCACCGATGGTGTTTTTCACGGTCACAATGTCACCGCGCTTCACGGCCTCCTGGAACCACTGAGCATTTTCGGTGGATACATTGATGCAACCATGTGAGGTGTTGTAGCTACCTTGCGCACCTACAGACCACGGTGCTGCGTGCACGTAAATTCCAGAATAGGACATCTGGGTCGCGTACTTCACCGGAGTGCGGTAGCCACCCTCCTCATATCCCAGACCGAAGGTGGTGGAGTCCATGATCATCGACTCATTGCGATCACCAATGATGTAGGTACCGTTTGGCGTTGCCCACTCAGAGGTGTCACGACCAAAGGATACCGGCATAGTGCGCAGCAACTCACCGTTCTTGTACACACTCATGGTCTTGGTGGCATCATCTGCCACAGCCTCAACCTTGTCACCAATGGTGAAGTTGGTGGCGTTATCAGTTTCGCCCCAGACACCGCCGCCGAGATCCTTGCCGTAAATGTCAGCCTCGACCGTAACTTCAGTACCTGGCTCCCAGTACTCCGCTGGACGCCAGCGCAACTCACTGTTGTTCAACCAGTAAAAGCCACCCTCCACCTTTGGTGAAGTTGTCACAGTAATAGCATCCTGAGCCGCCTTGCGATCCTTCACAGGGGAACCAAAACGGAAACCGATAGTCTGGCCAACACCAACGACAGAATCAGCCAGCGGAGAAAGCGCCACGTTTGTGGTAGCTGCAGGGGTTGCAGTACTAAAAGACGCAGTAGCGGTCTCGCCGTTCTTATCGGTTGCCTTAATGGTGTACGTGCGGTTGTAGCCAAGGGTTTCCGCAGTGGTCCAGCTACGGCCATCGTCAGAAAGCTCTGACTCAACCTCATAGCCTTCTTCATTAGTCATGGTGACCTTGCTCAGACCGTCACCCATCGACTTTACGATGACAGATTCCGAAGGGTCCACATCCTCATCACCATCATCAACAGAAATCACAGGAGCTTGAGCTTCTTCAGCTTCAACTTCTGTACTTTGCTGCGAGGATTGCTCCTGCGCATCGCTTCGTTCAATTGTGCAACCCGTAAGCGCCAGTGAACCAATTGCCAGCACTGCAAGAAAAGATCCTGCTACTGCTCCGCGCCTACCACGAAAAACCCGCACCTGTTACGCCCTTCTGGCAAAATTGCCACAACTTAAAAAGCGCCAGTTCTGTAAGCCCCCTCCGTGCGGTGAAAACCAAGGCGGAGAACTGCTAGAAACCTAAGAAACTGACAAAAACTAAAACAACACGCTACTAGCGAAAACGATGGAAACTAAACGAACATTCCCTGAGTAATCAAATCGTTAGAAGAACGACACCAATACACAACATTTCCTCATGTAGCTATTTTGATCATCCCTTGTAGATGCCGGAGCGTTACGTCCAGAATGCCTTTTCAATGGTTTTGTGAGCAAATCGTTATCATTAGATTTGGCTACTACAACTCCCTAATTGCGTTTTCTTCGAAGTATTTGCAGTGCCAGCCCCCAAAGAACTGCTTTGACGTGCAGATTTTACTTTGAATCCATTTACCTGTTATATTTTTCTTCGTTGCAAACGAGGAACGCACCTCCACTAAGCAACAATGCGTCATTAGCTCAATTGGTAGAGCATCTGACTCTTAATCAGAGGGTTCGGGGTTCGATTCCCTGATGACGCACCAAGCAAGCATCCCATCAAATAAGCATTTGAGATCACGGTTTGCTTCTTGACCGCCTATGAGAGTATCTTAATTAGGCAGAACAACAATGCGTCATTAGCTCAATTGGCAGAGCATCTGACTCTTAATCAGAGGGTTCGGGGTTCGATTCCCTGATGACGCACAGTTAAAAAGAACAAGTTACATTTTCTCAAGAGAATGTAACTTGTTATTTTTTGTATTTCAATAAAGTAGTGGATCATGAACAGCCACTGGTCCGGAATAACAGACCCAGAAAAACTACACTCAGGTTTCGTTGACCTGGTCGATCAGCTTGCAGACCA from Corynebacterium glutamicum ATCC 13032 carries:
- a CDS encoding L,D-transpeptidase, whose amino-acid sequence is MRVFRGRRGAVAGSFLAVLAIGSLALTGCTIERSDAQEQSSQQSTEVEAEEAQAPVISVDDGDEDVDPSESVIVKSMGDGLSKVTMTNEEGYEVESELSDDGRSWTTAETLGYNRTYTIKATDKNGETATASFSTATPAATTNVALSPLADSVVGVGQTIGFRFGSPVKDRKAAQDAITVTTSPKVEGGFYWLNNSELRWRPAEYWEPGTEVTVEADIYGKDLGGGVWGETDNATNFTIGDKVEAVADDATKTMSVYKNGELLRTMPVSFGRDTSEWATPNGTYIIGDRNESMIMDSTTFGLGYEEGGYRTPVKYATQMSYSGIYVHAAPWSVGAQGSYNTSHGCINVSTENAQWFQEAVKRGDIVTVKNTIGETLSGYDGLGDWNIPWSEWSKGNADQTSAW
- a CDS encoding alpha/beta hydrolase; this encodes MPPLRQTKTWVDRNGSAHVELSPTVPPQTPKRHMRIQSPMEISWSEAVREGGEHSARRCGDMAVSALAKPNPIIDDDPEGNPDVCMYTWIVECPGATAVLLWINGVFDHERIEESEMTRLEGSDLWILSLRMPSDWRASYTVNAWSGDGVAPWREAGDRMHIRKAAMSGGRPDSRAMGHIMDSSLVEGPDALPDCWVAASTSVKVVEETVAGEHFWFYEAPVKAPLLVLFDGQHWNNSMNLPAQVDAAIAIGLLPPVSLLMIDSVNTERRWDSVGVPGGQVDVLIDALLPHVRETYNVSARGEDTIVTGASFGGLASLWALALSDGEVGHAIAQSPSLWRFNVADALSAAEQWSSIHLQAGKYEGEMLRLSHQLAEDLSGDIREVRVRGVHGGHDWAWWRVHMLTELTRLLKTL
- the orn gene encoding oligoribonuclease yields the protein MSESENNTTPAVAARDDRLVWVDLEMTGLDLKRHVIVEVAALVTDANLNVLGEGVDLVVHATEEELAQMDDFVTNMHESSGLTEQIRESAVTLKEAEDAVLALIEKHCDPAHPAPLAGNSIATDRAFIREHMPRLDEALHYRMVDVSSVKELARRWYPRVYYKQPEKGLAHRALADIVESIRELDYYRRSFFVAEPGPTSEQCADDAQAAVDRFAPYFD
- the cmrA gene encoding mycolate reductase (Catalyzes the final step in mycolic acid biosynthesis.), producing MALPLPSKSARALVTGASQGIGLAIAKDLARYGHNLILVARREDVLKEIAADLEKKHGVIVEVRPVDLSDEPARKVLIDEIKTREINIIINSAGIASFGPFKDQDWSYETAQFSLNATAVFELTHAVLGGMIDRGTGAICNVGSAAGNVPIPNNATYVLTKAGVNAFTEAMHYELRGTGVACTLLAPGPVREAEIPESEKSIVDKVVPDFLWTTYESCSAETLRALSKNQRRVVPGPLSKAMNFVSSVAPTAVLSPVMGWVYKKMG